In a single window of the Nocardioides sp. L-11A genome:
- a CDS encoding response regulator transcription factor — MGAVDNHPVVLLGLGAAFAESAPDMRLVAIAGSAEELLAKAPDGLDVVLLDMRIPGQPPAEETVTTLVEHGLVVVLFTAEERPVPVRRAIDAGAAGLILKVDPPEAIAQSIRDAVAGELACSSQLATMLLSDEDVGARLSPRQIEILRAVSAGLPYRLVARQLGIGEVTVREHLARAARAYREGGIETGNVHGLISRARADGHLEG; from the coding sequence CGGCGTTCGCGGAGTCGGCGCCCGACATGCGCCTGGTGGCGATCGCCGGCTCGGCCGAGGAGCTCCTGGCGAAGGCGCCCGACGGTCTGGACGTGGTGCTGCTCGACATGCGGATCCCCGGCCAGCCGCCGGCGGAGGAGACCGTGACGACCCTGGTCGAGCACGGCCTGGTGGTGGTGCTGTTCACGGCGGAGGAACGTCCGGTCCCCGTCCGCCGCGCGATCGACGCCGGCGCCGCGGGACTGATCCTCAAGGTCGATCCGCCGGAGGCGATCGCGCAGTCGATCCGTGACGCGGTCGCCGGTGAGCTCGCCTGCTCGAGCCAGCTCGCCACGATGCTGCTCTCCGACGAGGACGTCGGCGCCCGGCTCTCGCCCCGCCAGATCGAGATCCTGCGCGCGGTCAGCGCCGGCCTGCCGTACCGGTTGGTCGCCCGGCAGCTGGGCATCGGCGAGGTGACCGTCCGCGAGCATCTCGCCCGGGCCGCCCGGGCCTACCGTGAGGGCGGGATCGAGACCGGCAACGTGCACGGGCTGATCAGCCGGGCGCGAGCTGACGGCCACCTGGAGGGCTGA
- a CDS encoding ABC transporter permease, with the protein MNTFFRESWIVFNRQLRMNLRNPAWVIIGMLQPVLYLLLFGPLLEPVIAQLGGNKYTWFVPGMLVQLGIFGAFFAGFSLIGEWREGVIEAERVTPAHRSALLFGRLYRDLLQLFVQAIILVVLGLIMGMDASFGGIVVGVVLTLMLGGACAAASNALALTTKSEDVMAPVINVIMMPVLLLSGILLPMSFGAGWLERLSDFMPIRHVVDAVRAAFFGDFDSSMLWGVGWTVALFGLAVWWGTSVFKKENA; encoded by the coding sequence GTGAACACCTTCTTCCGCGAGTCCTGGATCGTCTTCAACCGCCAGCTGCGGATGAACCTGCGCAACCCCGCGTGGGTGATCATCGGCATGCTGCAGCCGGTCCTCTACCTGCTGCTGTTCGGTCCGCTGCTCGAGCCGGTCATCGCCCAGCTCGGCGGCAACAAGTACACCTGGTTCGTGCCCGGCATGCTCGTCCAGCTCGGCATCTTCGGGGCCTTCTTCGCCGGCTTCTCGCTCATCGGCGAGTGGCGCGAGGGCGTCATCGAGGCCGAGCGGGTCACCCCCGCCCACCGCTCGGCGCTGCTGTTCGGCCGGCTCTACCGCGACCTGCTGCAGCTCTTCGTGCAGGCGATCATCCTCGTCGTGCTCGGCCTGATCATGGGCATGGACGCCTCGTTCGGCGGCATCGTCGTCGGCGTCGTCCTCACCCTCATGCTCGGCGGCGCCTGCGCTGCGGCGTCCAACGCCCTCGCACTGACCACCAAGAGCGAGGACGTGATGGCGCCGGTCATCAACGTCATCATGATGCCGGTGCTGCTTCTGAGCGGCATCCTGCTCCCGATGAGCTTCGGCGCCGGCTGGCTCGAACGGCTCAGCGACTTCATGCCGATCCGCCACGTCGTCGATGCCGTCCGCGCCGCGTTCTTCGGCGACTTCGACAGCTCCATGCTCTGGGGCGTCGGCTGGACCGTGGCGCTCTTCGGTCTCGCGGTGTGGTGGGGCACCTCGGTGTTCAAGAAGGAGAACGCCTGA
- a CDS encoding ATP-binding cassette domain-containing protein codes for MIEARGLVQTFHSGQGKQKKEVHAVRGVDLDVAEGEVVGFLGPNGAGKTTTLRMLTTLLKPTAGTATVAGFDVATQAVDVRRSIGYCSQVGSTFSGAYAGDEVVDHGMLYGMSKKAAVAQGQELFDKLQLDGLWRRMPKNMSGGQKRRLDIAMALIHSPSLVFLDEPTTGLDPQARINLWQHIADLRAKQGATVFLTTHYLDEADALADRIVIIDKGEIVASDTADNLKAAVAGDLVDLEVATDEQVAIARAKLGSISAEVEVEGHHVRGRVARAGKAVPGLLRDLETAGVGLESIEVVRPTLDDVFLTLTGRSLRDAEAAAEAKDSPDADVLTEGARA; via the coding sequence ATGATCGAGGCACGAGGACTCGTGCAGACCTTCCACAGCGGACAGGGCAAGCAGAAGAAGGAGGTCCACGCCGTGCGCGGCGTCGACCTCGACGTCGCGGAGGGCGAGGTCGTCGGCTTCCTCGGCCCCAACGGCGCCGGCAAGACCACGACGCTGAGGATGCTCACCACGCTGCTCAAGCCGACGGCGGGTACGGCGACCGTGGCCGGCTTCGACGTCGCGACCCAGGCGGTCGACGTACGCCGCAGCATCGGGTACTGCTCCCAGGTCGGCTCGACCTTCTCCGGCGCCTACGCCGGCGACGAGGTCGTCGACCACGGGATGCTCTACGGGATGTCGAAGAAGGCGGCCGTGGCCCAGGGCCAGGAGCTCTTCGACAAGCTGCAGCTCGACGGTCTGTGGCGGCGGATGCCGAAGAACATGTCGGGCGGCCAGAAGCGGCGCCTCGACATCGCGATGGCGCTCATCCACTCCCCCAGTCTGGTGTTCCTCGACGAGCCGACGACCGGCCTGGACCCGCAGGCGCGGATCAACCTGTGGCAGCACATCGCCGACCTGCGGGCCAAGCAGGGCGCGACCGTCTTCCTGACCACCCACTACCTCGACGAGGCCGACGCCCTCGCCGACCGGATCGTCATCATCGACAAGGGCGAGATCGTCGCCAGCGACACCGCCGACAACCTCAAGGCCGCGGTGGCCGGCGACCTGGTCGACCTCGAGGTCGCGACCGACGAGCAGGTCGCGATCGCCCGCGCCAAGCTCGGCTCGATCAGCGCCGAGGTCGAGGTCGAGGGCCACCACGTCCGAGGCCGGGTCGCCCGCGCGGGCAAGGCCGTGCCCGGGCTGCTGCGCGACCTGGAGACCGCGGGCGTCGGACTCGAGTCGATCGAGGTCGTCCGTCCCACCCTCGACGACGTCTTCCTCACCCTGACCGGCCGCTCGCTGCGCGACGCCGAGGCCGCCGCCGAGGCGAAGGACAGCCCCGACGCCGACGTACTCACCGAAGGAGCCCGTGCGTGA
- a CDS encoding PadR family transcriptional regulator, whose translation MAAHDTRMLLLGAVALFEPVNGYQIRRELLSWTVDDWANLNPGSIYNGLATLTKQGFLVRHDLEDGGREVAVYEATDAGRTELERLITAGLEEVSVVDRKGFSAAFGLLPLVPPDRALRSLVRRRVALEELVARLAAPAAPADAPPHALRTVVLWLDLAVAELAWLRETIEQMKAGRLALDASTWAPPADDPGWQMNADRERYRALLGG comes from the coding sequence ATGGCCGCCCACGACACCCGCATGCTGCTGCTGGGTGCCGTCGCGCTCTTCGAGCCGGTGAACGGGTACCAGATCCGCCGCGAGCTGCTGTCTTGGACCGTCGACGACTGGGCCAACCTCAACCCGGGCTCGATCTACAACGGCCTGGCCACGCTGACCAAGCAGGGCTTCCTGGTCCGCCACGACCTCGAGGACGGCGGCCGCGAGGTGGCGGTCTACGAGGCGACCGACGCGGGCCGCACCGAGCTCGAGCGGTTGATCACCGCCGGCCTGGAGGAGGTCAGCGTCGTCGACCGCAAGGGCTTCAGTGCGGCGTTCGGCCTGCTGCCCCTGGTCCCGCCCGACCGGGCGCTGCGCTCGCTGGTCCGCCGTCGGGTGGCGCTGGAGGAGCTCGTCGCCCGGCTCGCCGCCCCGGCGGCGCCCGCCGACGCCCCGCCGCACGCCCTGCGCACCGTGGTGCTCTGGCTCGACCTCGCCGTCGCCGAGCTGGCCTGGCTGCGGGAGACCATCGAGCAGATGAAGGCCGGCCGGCTCGCGCTCGACGCGTCGACCTGGGCGCCGCCGGCCGACGACCCCGGCTGGCAGATGAACGCCGATCGCGAGCGCTACCGGGCCCTGCTCGGCGGCTGA
- a CDS encoding AAA family ATPase produces MISARLLEREASLAEARAALDRLRAGTGGALCLLGPAGVGKTALLETALATAGDLPVLRAAAGELEAHAPYGVVRQLFGRVLADLDPAALDGLDGIAHGAARPAVDLVLHRGAPVADPSVMLNSLYWLLDGLAADGPLVLAVDDAHWADEASLLFCHHVLSRADELPVLLVVAARDVLPERRSPALAALVADAARLDLAPLSVAGVRSCLAELWHIEVDDELAAACADVTGGNPFLVVALADLLAATDPDSAGTADVRTLVPRTVVDAVVQRLTALAAPEQALARVVAVLDTAPLRVAAGLAGLTPEAAGTAADRLRDAGLFATERQLGFRHALLRSAVAAATGAAARDDLHRRAARALAGEDDGLHVAAGHLVEAEGVGDPWSVELLRTAARAALADGAPQAAVDLLRRAIAEPPPAVELPGVLVELGTAELHAGDPASVVTLERAAHGVTDPVLRAQSALALATAYNVGGFYDRTVPILTAALDGLGPEHGDLARIVEAVLVSAALQVPGQVTTARARLAAHGRLAGDTPGERLLLIQQAAVANAVSAPSTEVHALARRAIGDGLTPEQVANPFEWTIARLQLAAAGEYAVVAGLCAQGLDLAAREGSVLMHVAASFVRGWAHLWAGRLDDSMADFDAALEHADLVAGGTIVGVLSHAGRAEALLEQGRYDEARAAVDSVPEEILADLMHAGGIHLLRARGLVQAATGDHAAALDSLRTCGRRLDALQVDSPTWCAWRAAAVESLWALGRIDEARELAAVELARAEEKGAAGVLGQALRIAGEVAGADGIALLERSVAVLDGSQARLQEARSRVALGSALRRTGRRVEGREQLRTGRELAHRLGATVLTARATTELALAGGRAGRIEVTGVAALTSAERRVCELAATGLRNRDIAQRLFVTTKTVEVHLSRAYRKLGVGRDGLGDLLSSADRDGTGDS; encoded by the coding sequence GTGATCTCGGCGCGACTGCTCGAGAGGGAGGCGAGCCTCGCGGAGGCCCGGGCCGCCCTCGACCGGCTGCGCGCGGGCACGGGCGGCGCCCTGTGCCTGCTCGGCCCGGCCGGCGTCGGCAAGACCGCGCTGCTGGAGACCGCCCTCGCGACGGCCGGTGACCTGCCGGTGCTCCGCGCCGCCGCGGGCGAGCTGGAGGCACACGCGCCGTACGGCGTCGTCCGGCAGCTCTTCGGTCGGGTCCTGGCCGACCTGGACCCGGCCGCCCTGGACGGCCTCGACGGGATCGCGCACGGCGCGGCCCGGCCCGCGGTCGACCTGGTGCTGCATCGCGGGGCACCGGTCGCGGACCCGTCGGTGATGCTCAACAGCCTGTACTGGCTGCTCGACGGGCTCGCGGCCGACGGGCCGCTCGTGCTCGCGGTCGACGACGCGCACTGGGCCGACGAGGCGTCGCTCCTCTTCTGCCACCACGTCCTGAGCCGCGCCGACGAGCTGCCGGTGCTCCTGGTGGTCGCCGCCCGCGACGTGCTGCCCGAGCGGCGCAGCCCCGCCCTCGCCGCACTGGTCGCCGACGCCGCCCGGCTCGACCTCGCCCCGCTGAGCGTCGCCGGCGTCCGCTCCTGCCTGGCCGAGCTCTGGCACATCGAGGTGGACGACGAGCTGGCGGCGGCCTGTGCCGACGTCACCGGCGGGAACCCCTTCCTCGTCGTGGCCCTCGCCGACCTGCTCGCGGCCACCGACCCCGACAGCGCCGGTACGGCGGACGTGCGCACCCTCGTGCCGCGCACGGTCGTGGATGCCGTCGTCCAGCGGCTCACCGCCCTCGCCGCGCCGGAGCAGGCACTGGCCCGCGTCGTCGCCGTCCTCGACACCGCTCCGCTGCGGGTCGCGGCCGGACTGGCCGGGCTGACCCCCGAGGCGGCCGGTACGGCGGCCGACCGGCTCCGCGACGCCGGGCTGTTCGCCACCGAGCGGCAGCTGGGGTTCCGGCACGCCCTGCTGCGCAGCGCCGTCGCCGCCGCGACCGGCGCCGCCGCCCGCGACGACCTGCACCGCCGCGCCGCCCGGGCCCTGGCCGGCGAGGACGACGGGCTGCACGTCGCCGCCGGTCACCTGGTGGAGGCGGAGGGCGTCGGCGACCCGTGGTCGGTCGAGCTGCTGCGCACCGCGGCGCGGGCCGCGCTGGCGGACGGCGCGCCCCAGGCCGCGGTCGACCTGCTCCGGCGGGCGATCGCCGAGCCGCCCCCGGCGGTCGAGCTCCCGGGCGTGCTGGTCGAGCTCGGCACGGCCGAGCTCCACGCCGGCGACCCCGCGTCGGTGGTCACCCTGGAGCGGGCGGCGCACGGCGTGACCGACCCGGTGCTCCGCGCCCAGTCCGCGCTGGCCCTCGCGACGGCGTACAACGTCGGCGGCTTCTACGACCGCACGGTCCCGATCCTCACCGCCGCTCTCGACGGCCTCGGACCCGAGCACGGCGACCTCGCCCGGATCGTCGAGGCGGTGCTGGTCTCCGCCGCGCTCCAGGTGCCCGGGCAGGTCACGACCGCGCGAGCCCGCCTCGCCGCGCACGGCCGCCTGGCCGGGGACACCCCCGGCGAGCGCCTGCTCCTCATCCAGCAGGCGGCGGTCGCCAACGCCGTCAGCGCCCCCAGCACCGAGGTCCATGCCCTGGCCCGCCGGGCGATCGGCGACGGGCTGACCCCGGAGCAGGTCGCCAATCCCTTCGAGTGGACGATCGCGCGGCTCCAGCTCGCCGCCGCGGGCGAGTACGCCGTGGTGGCGGGCCTGTGCGCGCAGGGGCTCGACCTCGCCGCGCGCGAGGGCTCGGTGCTCATGCACGTCGCGGCGTCCTTCGTCCGCGGCTGGGCGCACCTGTGGGCGGGCCGGCTCGACGACAGCATGGCCGACTTCGACGCCGCGCTGGAGCACGCCGACCTGGTCGCCGGGGGCACCATCGTCGGAGTGCTCTCGCACGCGGGGCGCGCGGAGGCGCTGCTCGAGCAGGGCCGGTACGACGAGGCCCGGGCCGCCGTCGACAGCGTCCCGGAGGAGATCCTCGCCGACCTGATGCACGCCGGGGGCATCCATCTGCTGCGGGCCCGCGGGCTGGTCCAGGCCGCCACCGGCGACCACGCCGCCGCACTGGACTCGCTGCGCACCTGCGGCCGCCGCCTCGACGCGCTGCAGGTGGACTCCCCCACCTGGTGCGCCTGGCGGGCGGCCGCGGTGGAGAGCCTGTGGGCACTCGGGCGGATCGACGAGGCGCGCGAGCTGGCCGCGGTCGAGCTCGCTCGGGCCGAGGAGAAGGGGGCCGCGGGCGTCCTCGGGCAGGCACTGCGGATCGCCGGCGAGGTGGCCGGTGCCGACGGCATCGCGCTGCTGGAGCGCTCGGTCGCGGTGCTCGACGGCTCCCAGGCCCGCCTCCAGGAGGCCCGGTCCCGGGTCGCGCTGGGATCGGCCCTGCGTCGTACCGGGCGCCGGGTGGAGGGGCGCGAGCAGCTCCGGACCGGTCGCGAGCTCGCCCACCGCCTCGGCGCGACGGTCCTCACCGCGCGGGCCACGACCGAGCTGGCCCTGGCGGGGGGACGGGCCGGCCGGATCGAGGTCACCGGCGTGGCCGCCCTGACCTCCGCCGAGCGCCGGGTGTGCGAGCTGGCGGCGACCGGGCTGCGGAACCGGGACATCGCCCAGCGGCTGTTCGTCACCACCAAGACGGTCGAGGTGCACCTGTCCCGGGCCTACCGCAAGCTCGGCGTCGGCCGCGACGGGCTCGGCGACCTGCTCTCCTCCGCCGACCGCGACGGCACCGGCGACTCCTAG
- a CDS encoding acyl-CoA dehydrogenase family protein — MKREIYDEDHEAFRASVKEFVDRSVLPHTEEHIAAKALPREFWLEAGKQGLLGLCVPEEYGGSDAGDYRFNAVLQEELAKAGAAYPTCHGIHADITAPYIVELGTEEQKQRWLPGICSGEILLGIGMTEPSGGSDLAALKTTAVRDGDAWIINGSKTFITNGYSGDLFVTAVRTDPEKGPKGITLFGIEATMEGFSRGRKLDKVGMEESDTAELFFENVRVTDAEIIGELNMGFIHMMQKLPQERLGCAVANIAHAKQILLETVDYAKERQAFGAPIGTFQHNKFLLADLVTRIEAAEAYIDKCVLNHAQGTLTAIDAAKAKWFSSQVQSEVLDHCVQLHGGYGFMNEYRVARAWRDARVTKIWAGSNEIMKELIGRDLGL, encoded by the coding sequence ATGAAGCGTGAGATCTACGACGAGGACCACGAGGCATTCCGCGCGTCCGTCAAGGAGTTCGTGGACCGGTCCGTCCTGCCGCACACCGAGGAGCACATCGCCGCGAAGGCGCTCCCGCGCGAGTTCTGGCTCGAGGCGGGCAAGCAGGGCCTGCTCGGCCTGTGCGTCCCGGAGGAGTACGGCGGCTCGGACGCCGGCGACTACCGGTTCAACGCCGTCCTGCAGGAGGAGCTCGCCAAGGCGGGCGCGGCGTACCCCACCTGTCACGGCATCCACGCCGACATCACGGCGCCGTACATCGTCGAGCTGGGCACCGAGGAGCAGAAGCAGCGCTGGCTCCCCGGCATCTGCTCCGGCGAGATCCTGCTCGGCATCGGCATGACCGAGCCGTCCGGCGGTTCCGACCTCGCCGCGCTGAAGACGACCGCCGTCCGTGACGGCGACGCGTGGATCATCAACGGCTCGAAGACCTTCATCACCAACGGCTACTCCGGCGACCTCTTCGTCACCGCCGTGCGCACCGACCCGGAGAAGGGGCCCAAGGGCATCACGCTCTTCGGCATCGAGGCCACCATGGAGGGCTTCTCGCGCGGACGGAAGCTCGACAAGGTCGGCATGGAGGAGTCCGACACCGCCGAGCTGTTCTTCGAGAACGTCCGGGTCACCGACGCCGAGATCATCGGCGAGCTGAACATGGGCTTCATCCACATGATGCAGAAGCTCCCGCAGGAGCGGCTCGGCTGCGCGGTCGCGAACATCGCGCACGCCAAGCAGATCCTGCTCGAGACCGTGGACTACGCCAAGGAGCGCCAGGCCTTCGGCGCCCCCATCGGCACCTTCCAGCACAACAAGTTCCTGCTGGCCGACCTGGTCACCCGGATCGAGGCGGCCGAGGCGTATATCGACAAGTGCGTGCTCAACCACGCCCAGGGCACGCTCACCGCGATCGACGCGGCCAAGGCGAAGTGGTTCTCCTCGCAGGTCCAGTCGGAGGTGCTCGACCACTGCGTGCAGCTGCACGGCGGCTACGGCTTCATGAACGAGTACCGGGTCGCCCGGGCCTGGCGCGACGCGCGCGTCACCAAGATCTGGGCCGGCTCCAACGAGATCATGAAGGAGCTCATCGGCCGCGATCTGGGCCTCTGA